From a region of the Blastopirellula marina genome:
- a CDS encoding M14-type cytosolic carboxypeptidase yields the protein MRCLAILLLTTMCPAHVLLAGDLAVDSDFSSGSAKVIEIDQKNRIIRIEPEANPERGWECWWYMQVTGIEPGETITIDVGSAPWATPNQAAVSSDNRTWQQSSAGKRDGKRIAYQHKAESETCWFAWGPPFTVEDAQRLVDQSAKNSPHVTSFELCQTRAGRTVPALRVKEEGVPDEQRKGIWIQARQHAWESGSSWVSRGFVQWLLSDDPRATTLRQKSLITIVPVMDIDNVAIGAGGKNQIPQDHNRDWSDKPHWNSVKVAQQQILEQDKAGQFDLFVDLHNPDAGAKNPYFYTTTSDYLSEEGNRNLQHFLATSRLEITGPLAFKGETRESGPSYDKNWTQISKNWVTKNTTKGVVAVTLETAWNTPHSNQEGYMTVGHQLGLAIERYFRTMP from the coding sequence ATGCGTTGCCTTGCGATTCTTTTATTGACAACGATGTGCCCGGCCCATGTGCTTCTGGCGGGTGATCTTGCCGTCGACAGCGACTTCTCAAGCGGGTCGGCAAAAGTCATTGAGATCGATCAAAAGAATCGCATTATTCGTATTGAGCCAGAAGCGAATCCCGAGCGTGGCTGGGAATGCTGGTGGTACATGCAGGTTACCGGCATCGAGCCTGGCGAAACAATCACGATCGACGTCGGCAGTGCCCCTTGGGCCACACCCAATCAGGCCGCTGTGAGTTCCGACAATCGGACCTGGCAACAATCGTCCGCAGGCAAGCGAGACGGAAAACGCATTGCCTACCAGCATAAGGCCGAAAGCGAGACTTGCTGGTTTGCCTGGGGACCACCATTCACAGTAGAAGATGCCCAGCGTCTGGTCGACCAGTCGGCTAAGAATAGCCCACATGTTACCTCCTTCGAACTGTGCCAAACGCGTGCAGGCCGGACGGTCCCTGCTTTGCGTGTGAAAGAAGAAGGAGTGCCTGACGAGCAGCGAAAAGGGATCTGGATTCAAGCACGGCAGCATGCATGGGAATCTGGTTCGAGTTGGGTTTCCCGTGGCTTTGTCCAGTGGCTGCTGAGTGACGATCCGCGCGCGACGACGCTACGTCAGAAATCGCTCATCACTATTGTCCCGGTGATGGATATCGATAATGTCGCAATCGGAGCAGGGGGGAAGAACCAGATCCCGCAGGATCATAATCGCGACTGGAGTGACAAACCGCACTGGAATAGCGTGAAAGTGGCCCAGCAACAGATCCTCGAGCAAGACAAAGCCGGGCAGTTCGACTTGTTCGTCGATCTGCATAATCCCGATGCGGGAGCCAAGAATCCTTACTTCTACACCACGACGTCCGACTACCTTTCCGAGGAAGGGAATCGCAATCTTCAGCACTTCCTGGCAACTTCACGTCTGGAAATCACCGGCCCCTTGGCATTCAAAGGTGAGACGCGCGAATCAGGTCCAAGCTACGATAAGAACTGGACTCAGATCAGTAAGAACTGGGTTACCAAGAATACGACCAAGGGCGTTGTGGCAGTAACGCTCGAGACAGCCTGGAACACACCGCATAGCAACCAGGAAGGCTACATGACCGTCGGTCATCAACTGGGACTGGCTATCGAGCGTTACTTCCGCA